The DNA region GACGACGCCCAATATGCAAATGACGCGCGCGATGGCGATCGCGGCGGAACGATGCGCTCCATCTGCCTTGACGATATTGGACACCCGATAATCCTGATAGTTGCCTAAACCCAATGCCCGAAGCTGATCCATGTTCCTCTTCGGCATGGCAACTGGTCCATATCGGACCCCGGCTCAGCGTCTCTTAACCCTTATCCGCTATGCTGCGGGTCGCATTGCAGGGGAGGCTTGGCGAGCGGCTAAGCCAATATTTACCTCTTTTGCCTAGAAGCGGCCTGTTAACCGGAAGCCATTCCGGTCCAAGGGACGACAAAGGCTCATGACCCATATGCCGGGCGCACGACATTTTTCCGCTGATGCGACGCCCGTGCACCATGCTTCGGTTCAGTCGCTGGGCATGGTCTTCCAGATCGCCGGGTCCAGTTCCAAGGTGCTGATCGACGCGCAACGCCTGGCGACGCTGGAACGGGACGAAGACCCCTGCATCGCCATGGCGGGGCAGGTCGGCAGCCAGGTGAAAATGCGGGTCGGTAATAGCTGGCTGGTCGCAAGCGTCCGCACCATGACATTGGATCAGGCGAGCAAAGGCATAGTTGCGGACATCGATTTCCTGGGCGAAGGCGATGAGGAGAAGCTGACCGGGCGCATCTACCGCTTCCGCCGTGGCGTCACCCGCTATCCCACGCCCGGCACCGACATCTTCCCGGTGTCGAGCCACGACATGCGCCAGATTTACGCGGCGGACGACCGCGCCAATGTGGAGATCGGCACCGTCTATCCCACTACAGATACGCGCGCGGCGCTTTATGTCGATTCGATGCTGGGCAAGCATTTCGCGTTGCTCGGCTCCACCGGCACCGGCAAATCGACCAGCGCGGCGCTGATCCTGCATCGTATCTGCGACCTGTCGCCCAAGGGCCATATCGTCATGATCGATCCCCATGGCGAATATGGCGCGGCCTTCGCCAGCAACGGCGCGGTGTTCGACGTCACCAATTTGGCGCTGCCCTATTGGCTGATGAATTTCGAGGAACATTGCGAAGTGTTCGTCACCTCCTCCGGCTCCGAACGCACGGTGGACAGCGACATCCTGGCCAAATGCCTGCTTGCCGCGCGATCGAAGAACCGCTTGGCCGAAAGCATCGGTCGGCTGACGGTGGATTCGCCGATCCCCTATCTGCTGTCGGACCTGACCACCATCCTGCAGAACGAGATGGGCAAGCTCGACAAGGGCACCAACTCGCTGCCCTATATGCGCCTCAAGACCAAGATCGACGAAATCAAGGCCGACCCGCGCTACAGCTTCATGTTTTCCGGCATGTTGGTCGCCGACACGATGCAGGCGTTCCTCGCCAAGATTTTCCGCCTGCCCTCCGACGGCAAGCCCATTTCCATCATCGACGTGTCGGCCATGCCGTCCGACATCACATCGACCGTCGTGTCGGTTCTGTCGCGTCTGGTGTTCGACTATGCCATCT from Sphingobium sp. HWE2-09 includes:
- a CDS encoding ATP-binding protein; protein product: MTHMPGARHFSADATPVHHASVQSLGMVFQIAGSSSKVLIDAQRLATLERDEDPCIAMAGQVGSQVKMRVGNSWLVASVRTMTLDQASKGIVADIDFLGEGDEEKLTGRIYRFRRGVTRYPTPGTDIFPVSSHDMRQIYAADDRANVEIGTVYPTTDTRAALYVDSMLGKHFALLGSTGTGKSTSAALILHRICDLSPKGHIVMIDPHGEYGAAFASNGAVFDVTNLALPYWLMNFEEHCEVFVTSSGSERTVDSDILAKCLLAARSKNRLAESIGRLTVDSPIPYLLSDLTTILQNEMGKLDKGTNSLPYMRLKTKIDEIKADPRYSFMFSGMLVADTMQAFLAKIFRLPSDGKPISIIDVSAMPSDITSTVVSVLSRLVFDYAIWARDEPQRPILLVCEEAHRYIPNTTTGSGQAVRKILERIAKEGRKYGISLGLITQRPSDLAEGVLSQCGTIISMRLNNDRDQAFVKAAMPEGARGFLNSIPALRNREAIICGEGVAVPIRVALDNLEEHRRPASGDPSFTELWRQSGSEADILDRTITRWRNQGR